The Chroicocephalus ridibundus chromosome 3, bChrRid1.1, whole genome shotgun sequence genome has a segment encoding these proteins:
- the GTF2H5 gene encoding general transcription factor IIH subunit 5 isoform X1, producing the protein MGPEPLGAVFSAYVCKSKPELFLSPLPFSVCKRTEKMVNVLKGVLIECDPAMKQFLLYLDESNALGKKFIIQDLDETHVFVLAELVNFLQERVGELMDQNSFPITQK; encoded by the exons ATGGGACCGGAGCCCCTGGGAGCG gttttctctgCTTACGTCTGTAAGTCAAAGCCGGAGTTGTTCTTGTCACCTCTTCCTTTCAGTGTTTGTAAGAGAACTGAGAAGATGGTGAATGTTCTGAAAGGTGTTCTGATTGAATG TGACCCAGCAATGAAGCAGTTTCTGCTCTACTTGGATGAGTCAAATGCATTGGGAAAGAAGTTCATCATACAAGACCTGGATGAAACTCATGTCTTTGTGTTAGCCGAGTTGGTTAACTTCCTCCAGGAGAGAGTGGGCGAGTTAATGGACCAGAACTCTTTTCCTATTACTCAGAAGTAA
- the GTF2H5 gene encoding general transcription factor IIH subunit 5 isoform X2 — translation MRQVFSAYVCKSKPELFLSPLPFSVCKRTEKMVNVLKGVLIECDPAMKQFLLYLDESNALGKKFIIQDLDETHVFVLAELVNFLQERVGELMDQNSFPITQK, via the exons ATGCGCCAG gttttctctgCTTACGTCTGTAAGTCAAAGCCGGAGTTGTTCTTGTCACCTCTTCCTTTCAGTGTTTGTAAGAGAACTGAGAAGATGGTGAATGTTCTGAAAGGTGTTCTGATTGAATG TGACCCAGCAATGAAGCAGTTTCTGCTCTACTTGGATGAGTCAAATGCATTGGGAAAGAAGTTCATCATACAAGACCTGGATGAAACTCATGTCTTTGTGTTAGCCGAGTTGGTTAACTTCCTCCAGGAGAGAGTGGGCGAGTTAATGGACCAGAACTCTTTTCCTATTACTCAGAAGTAA
- the GTF2H5 gene encoding general transcription factor IIH subunit 5 isoform X3: MVNVLKGVLIECDPAMKQFLLYLDESNALGKKFIIQDLDETHVFVLAELVNFLQERVGELMDQNSFPITQK; this comes from the exons ATGGTGAATGTTCTGAAAGGTGTTCTGATTGAATG TGACCCAGCAATGAAGCAGTTTCTGCTCTACTTGGATGAGTCAAATGCATTGGGAAAGAAGTTCATCATACAAGACCTGGATGAAACTCATGTCTTTGTGTTAGCCGAGTTGGTTAACTTCCTCCAGGAGAGAGTGGGCGAGTTAATGGACCAGAACTCTTTTCCTATTACTCAGAAGTAA